From one Bradyrhizobium sp. Ash2021 genomic stretch:
- a CDS encoding S41 family peptidase codes for MRKNITFLLGTVTGACLTLFVAGPQGAHLIGAATAAARADNTYSQLNLFGDVFERIRTDYVEKPDDAKLVEGAINGMISSLDPHSRYMNEKGWSDMQETTRGEFGGLGIEVTMEDGFVKVVAPIDDTPASKAGIMSGDVITQIDDEAIQGLTLDQAVNKMKGVPNSQTRLKIIRKDADKPIDIAITREIIRVRPVRYHTEGGDIGYVRITSFNEQTTDGLRKAITDISKEIPPEKLAGYVIDLRNNPGGLLDQAVSVTSTLMPRGEVVSTRGRTPEETQRFTARGGDLTKGKPLVVLINGGSASASEIVAGALHDHKRATVIGTRSFGKGSVQTIIPLGTGNGALALTTARYFTPSGHSIQALGIKPDIEVLQDVPDEFKTRSELKGEASMRGHLSAEGAEQTGSQSYVPPEEKNDKALIAAFNQLRGVTVNADAPVSPKRPIPN; via the coding sequence ATGCGCAAGAACATTACCTTTCTGCTTGGCACGGTTACGGGCGCCTGTCTGACCCTTTTCGTCGCCGGACCGCAGGGGGCGCATCTAATTGGAGCCGCCACGGCGGCCGCGCGCGCCGACAACACCTACTCGCAGCTCAATCTGTTCGGCGACGTGTTCGAGCGCATCCGCACCGACTATGTCGAGAAGCCCGACGACGCCAAGCTGGTCGAGGGCGCCATCAACGGCATGATCTCTTCGCTCGATCCGCATTCGCGCTACATGAATGAAAAGGGCTGGAGCGACATGCAGGAGACCACCCGCGGCGAGTTCGGCGGGCTCGGCATCGAGGTCACCATGGAAGACGGCTTTGTCAAAGTCGTAGCCCCAATCGACGACACGCCGGCCTCCAAGGCCGGCATCATGTCGGGCGACGTGATCACGCAGATCGACGACGAAGCGATCCAGGGCCTCACGCTCGATCAGGCCGTCAACAAGATGAAGGGCGTGCCCAACAGCCAGACCCGGCTGAAGATCATTCGCAAGGATGCCGACAAGCCGATCGACATCGCGATCACCCGTGAAATCATCCGGGTGCGGCCGGTGCGTTACCACACCGAAGGCGGCGATATCGGCTATGTCAGGATCACCTCCTTCAACGAACAGACCACCGACGGCCTGCGCAAGGCGATCACGGATATCTCGAAGGAAATCCCGCCGGAGAAGCTCGCGGGCTATGTCATCGATCTGCGCAACAATCCGGGCGGATTGCTCGACCAGGCGGTTTCGGTCACCAGCACCTTGATGCCGCGGGGCGAAGTCGTCTCGACGCGCGGCCGCACGCCCGAGGAAACCCAGCGTTTTACAGCGCGGGGTGGCGATCTGACCAAAGGCAAGCCGCTTGTGGTGCTGATCAATGGCGGCTCCGCGTCGGCGTCCGAGATCGTCGCCGGCGCATTGCACGATCACAAGCGCGCGACCGTGATCGGGACGCGCTCGTTCGGCAAGGGCTCGGTGCAGACCATCATTCCGCTCGGCACCGGCAATGGCGCGCTGGCGCTGACCACCGCGCGCTATTTCACGCCGTCAGGCCATTCGATCCAGGCGCTCGGCATCAAGCCCGATATCGAAGTGCTCCAGGACGTGCCGGACGAATTCAAGACCCGCTCCGAGCTCAAGGGCGAGGCCTCGATGCGCGGGCATCTGTCCGCCGAAGGCGCCGAGCAGACCGGTTCGCAGTCCTATGTTCCGCCGGAGGAGAAGAACGACAAGGCGCTGATCGCAGCCTTCAACCAGCTTCGCGGCGTCACCGTCAACGCGGATGCGCCGGTATCGCCGAAGCGGCCGATTCCGAACTGA